CAAAATCAACTGCAGAGAGAAGCGCCCCTAGGGGCAGAATGTAGCATGACAACCAGCAAGGTTAGGGTCTGGATGAGTGAGGACAGGTGCTTTGGGCTGGTTCTATGTGATTTTCTTTGAAGGGCATTATCTGAAACAAAGAAGCACAGAAGCTGACAATTCTGAGGGAGGAGCAGCTCTCCTCCTTAAAAGCCAAAACATTTGTCACTGAGTCACTGCTTAGCTCTTGAGATGAAACTGTGGATCTATTAGTGttcatttcatgtattttatgttgtcattattattatttttaggagtggtgtgtgtgtgaggtaagGATTCTGCTGTTACCCAGCTGTCCCAGCACCAGCATCTGAAAACACTATTATTCTAGATACAGACAGACTTGGCAGTACTGTTAAAAACCATCCCAtcatgtatgtgactgtgtgtgtgtctagactCTGCTCggtcctgtgtgtgtctttctattatactgttttttttttgttgttgttgttttgttttgtttgatacaGGATCTCAGGTAACCTATGAACTTGCTAAGAATTTGAGGGTGCTATTGAACTTCTCATCCTCGGGTCCCTGCCTTCACAGTCCTGGGCTTACAGGCTTCCACCACCAAATCCTGTGGCTTCCAATTTCATGTGAACTCCATTAGGAGCCGATCCTggccttttcccttccctcctcttctccctccctcccttccctctctcctggcTCTCCACCCTGTACCCTCCACCTGCcaatctgagtttgagccctgggAACCACACAGTAGAAAGAGAACTCCTGTAAGTTGCCCTGTGACGTCCACACATGCCCCTGTcaaatgcacatgtgcatataaccatatatgattaataaataatacataattattaattaatcatTAAGTAATTAATACCTCTTACTAATTATAAGTCTAGAGTTCCCTTCCATCTATTTAGACCTGCTTTAATTACTTTCAAGGTTTTTAATGTACCAGGCTTGTGCCATTTCCTTTAAACTCATTCCTTGGTGTCTGCTTCTTCTTTAGGTTATTGTAAAAAGAACTGTTCCCTTCACTTCCTCTTGCTCTTCACTGGTCGTCTATAAAATCATCACTGGCTTTGTGTGAACCTCATATCCTGCATTCTGGCTGATTTCCCCCTTGACTCTTCCTGCTTATTACAGATCCTTACTGATGGCTCTGCTTTTCCAGGTAAATCCTTTAATAAATCGTGTGGAGAACAGGGCGTGGAgaacacacctgtgatcccagcacctaaggacctcaagttcaaggccagagtggCTTACAGAGTGGGAGGCAAGAGCCTGGGAGTCTTGTGGACAGAGCTAGTTCCTCTCCATGGCCAGCAGGTGGCACCTTCTTCCCGAGTCTTCCAGTATTTTGCTCTGCCCAACTCCATGCCCTGATTTCTTCTTATGGGACACTATTCCAAACAGGTAAGATCTGCTGTAATGGCCCATTTTGTCTCAGTTGAAAACCATTAATAGCCATGTGGCAATACACCTGCGACACTAGGGACACTAGGGACTCGGGGCATCAAAACATGTGGCTGCAAAATTTGAAGGTAAAAAGCTGCTTCGTATTTTCTTCAGTTGCCTGTTCCTGTTTttggtggtttgtatatgatggcccagggaatgacactgttaggaggtgtggccttgttgcagtaagTGGGTCCAGAGCTGAGAGGtacagaagagagagcataaCAATGATGTCAGAGCCAAGAAAGAGTGGCCCCAGCCCCTCTTTTTCACTGGGTCTAGGACATCAAAGATTGAATATAAAGAGTAGTAAGTAATAAGTTAGGAGTATCAGTGGTGAAGtgttagccatgtggaggttTGGGAGTGGCACAaacattgagctgtttaaggcataataaaatataagcctacatCTGTGTCCTTCATTTGGCAACCCAGAACAGTGGGGCAATGAACTCTTGGCACTGACATAAAATCGATTTGTGTAGGATTAATCACCTATTGCAGTACTGAAAATtatctgctgagacatctctgcagTCCCATAAATTATTGTTGGGttagtttgttttgctttggtaagaccatgagcaaagcaacttacagaagagtttatttgcACTCTTGCAGTTTCACAGGCttagagtctatgaccatcatggctcagagcatggcagcaggcaggtaagTGTGGAGCTGgatcagtagctgagagcttatatttgATCCACCAGCATGAGGCAGACAAAGCTAATTGGGAATGGTGTGGGTTTTTGAatcttcaaagcccaccctctgtgacacgcctcctccaacaCAGCCACACCTCAAAAtccttttcaaacagttccatCTACTGGGACCAAACTTCAAACCTATGAGATCTGGGGTTAAATCTCATTCATACCAACACATTTGTTTCATgttaaggagagagaagagagggacatTAAACAGAATGACAGTAAAGGGACAGGGAACAGAGAATGAGTAGAGGGGCTTGGAAGGAGAAGTGGCCCCTGGTCCCAGTGGGGGATTGTCCTTCAAGGGGACTGTCTTGAAAGACAGAACTAGGAAAGAGGCACAGGTAGAACTGAGTTACACCTGCAGATTAAGGCAGCATTTCCTGAGGTAAAATGCATCTAGGTAAGGTCTACAAAGACTGCAAAGGTGGCTGACTCCAAAGTACAGATCAGAGAAGGTGACTTGATATCTCCAGAGGAGAAACTAACACACAGCATACCTCCCTAATCttgctctgtgtctctctttgtctctttcgcCCCctcccgtctctctctctctctctctctctctctctctctctctctctctctctctctctgtctctgtctctgtctctctcacacttCCCTGTTTCTTGACCTGAGCAAGGTGCATCCATGGCCCTGCAAACCTTTGAGGAGAGAATGCCGATTCCAGCAAAtgctcccacctcctccccaggCACGAAGGTCTGGGTGCCCTGGGTTGTGTCAGGGCAAGATACCTGGCTGTGCAGGATCCAGGCAGGAGTGTGGCTCTGAGGAATCATGTCCCAACTGCTCCTTGTGATCTGGGCATTGCTGGTATCTGTGGAGCTGGCCCAAGACAAGATAGCCAGGGTGGTGCCAAATAAGAACAGGACAGGGGACCACAGGGATGGGGaaggtgtgtggtggggggggacTCTGGCCTGTGCTGCCCACCCACTGCTGGGTGTTCTTGTCCATAGCATGAAACCTGAGCTGCTTTCAGTGCTTCAAGGTATGCTCGGCCAGCCAGTGTCAGCCCTGCAAAAAAAAGTGTACATGAGCAACGAGGTTCTCATATACACAGGTGAGTGTTTTCTCCAGCCTGGACATCTCCAGGACCTCTGATAAGGCTGGGTCCTGGTCCCACACCCGAAGGCCCAACAAGGGCTCTAGGTGCTGGACAATGCAGGAAGGGTGGTCTGAATTGtggcctctccttttctctcccaatTGCCATGTTACTCATATGTAACTGCTTCTAGAACTCTCCCCAGGACAAAAGTTCTCTTGTGACATTGAATTCCCAAATGAGCCAGCCAGGCAGGCACAGGTTTTACAAGGCCACCTATCACGTGGGGCATCACGTGGGCTTGCAGAGGCAGTGGGACCTTGGTAAGGTCAGTCTTAggataataaaacaaaagccaacacTACTTGAGAAAAAAACTCTTCCATGGAGTGATACAGATCAATAAGCCAGTCACCTCAGACAATCTTTAGTGAAAATCACTCAGGCACTTTATTCCATGTGGACTGGGACCTTACATATATTTTGGGATGAGGTGGGTAGGTCCTTTATTggtctgcttgctcagtggaggctatgaatgtTTCTGTTGAGGAGGTTTGTTTCAGTGCAGGCATTTCCCTCAGATATCAGGCCTGGCAGGGGACTGTGAGATCTGACATGCTGGATGTAGATAGGAGAGCCCCTTTCCTGTAGGAGGGTAGAACCTGTATAAGTTGAGGGGAGAGTGGGTTGGCATCTAGTGTGACACAGGATCTTGACAACCAGggaagcaaattgacagcatatacactgtctgaaaagaggttaaggaGACCCTTGACTTCCTTTATGTGCTAGAGTGATAGCATATGATTCTTTATGTTGCGAGGAGCTGTGGGGCAGCTCTCTGAGTCTGAGAATAGGAGGTTCATCCTCAGGCGAGGAGTATATTACTAGTgcagctcccctctttccctcattGGTAAATATTGAGGGGCTCCAACTATGAGCTTTGCGGGAAAGAGATCAcaacagaagaggacagagacccattttaggataatgattatcaatttgTCTTTGGAATCCTATTAAACTGATTGCAAAGCAGGAGTGATTTTTGATTAGCCATTGAatatgggagagagagaaggggtgacAAGGAAGTCAGGTTCTTTTCCTACAGTTTGTTGGGCTCTGTTCCTCCATTTTACTTCATATTAAAGAGTGCATCCACCTCATGTAGAATTGGATGCACCACCCATCATGGTGTGGTGCCATTCCAGCATGCCTTGGGGTTGGTATAGGGCTACCATACAGAAGAACTGGCAAGGTTGTAAGTAGCAAAGAACCCTGATCAAACTCATCATTGAGAACAGCAGCAGTTGAGACTAGCTCCTGACCAGATTCCTGCCCTAGAGTGCATGACCATGACAAGGCACTAACAGGACCATGACAACTAGCCTAGAGgtctctatgctaatgaggtatctagggGCTCTGAGTACTTGGCCTATAAGCATCCTCCCTAggcatcccttcctgcaaaagtatttaatctctggttccTTTTGAGTAAGCCATATGCATCTTCATGTGCCATGAATAAAGCTATTTGAACAAACAAGGACTGCCTCCTTCATCCAGGAGCACCGTGGGGGAGGCCTTCATTATACAGAGCTGTACCTAAGTCTCAGGCTGAAGGCCCCTCCATATTGCTGGCACTCACCCTGAGCTAAGTCAGATCACCCTagcaccccaccccacaccaccTCATCACAGGCCAGGTGTCCTCGGGGCCCTTGTTCCCAACTCCTTGCAGTCCTCAGAGCCACAGGGCACAAAAAGGGATGGGAACCTCATTTTCAAATCTGTGGTTCTCAGAGGTGTCTGGGTGGTGCTTTCAAACCCAGGGCTCCAGGCAGAGCCACACGCACCCCTAGTGGCAGAAGCTGTCATAGCAGGCAGAGTGCATTAGGCATTCTCCCCCTACCAATCACACACTGAGAGCTATTACAGTCACTCAAAACACTGACCCTCCCTGAGATCAAGAGAAGGATGCCCTAGCCTTCCTGACCAACCTATATGAATCTCCAGGGGCCCTTGGGAGTAATATGGACATAAGCACTCTAGAGAAGATTTAGTCTGACTTGTGAGTTTGGTGAGACCAAGCTACTCAGAAAGAAGCTTTCACTCAGCAGAACTCTCACTTCACCTTCCTGCTCAGATTCTGGGTCCTACTTAGGACTGACCATAGACAGGGCACCACAGGCTTCAGACAGACTGCAAGATGActgggagagagatgagagtaaatTGGTAGAGGTGGAGGAGGCCAGGAGCTAGCTTTTGATTTCTTGACTTTTGCACAGAAGAGGAAGGGCTGAGAATTTGAGTTTTGATTTCTTGGAGTTTAGAGGAGGGAGGGGACTATGGAGaccttcagtgggagaggaagtgaagGAAGCAAGGGGGTATAATAGTGACACTTAGGACTCTCTGACCTCTGTCCAGGCCTGGGATGAAGTGTTATATATGGGACCTCCCAGACCACTCCACTCTGAGGGTGGAGGTAGGGGGCTGGGAATGGCACAGCTGGCCAGATGCTGGAAGGTTGGAAGGTATCCTAGGGAGAAGTCTTATTCCACACAGAGGGGTCAGGTCCCCACCTCACAGTCAGGTGTTGAGTTCTTCCCAGAACTCCTGACCCCCACTGGAGCCTCTGTCCTCCCTACTTAGAGAATCAGGCAGACCTGCCTAGGGGTCGGAGCCCCATAGCCATTTACCTACTCCACATCTATCCACACAACAGCGTTCCCTGTCCCTGTCCACTAGGGCCTGGTCAACAATCTTCAGAGACTTGGGGATAGAGGACAGGGTTCATGAGAGGGACAGTCCTTCAGAAGTGCCAAGGAAGATCAAGGAAGGCCCTTCTTTAACACCCTGTTCTCTGGGCTGGAGGTTGGCTTGGGAGAGTGGACTTTGGTAGACAAAGCCATCAGAAACTCACCTTACAGCCCTCCTCCAGGACAAACTTACTTCTTGATCAGAACTGACAGGATGGGGGGATAGAGGAAAATTTGGGGTGTCTTTGACTTTGGCAGAGCCTTTTACACCTCTTAATGAACTTAGCTTCAGAGGCTAGTGAAGGTCTCTGGCCAGCTGGAGCATGGCACGCATGGTTCTGGCAGGACTTTTccttctccccattccctctgccttgctaaaaactgttAGACTTCATTCCTAAAGCCAAACACCaaggtctatttccttatttaaccacttcctcctcctgagactgaccaccaaggtccagctcTCCAAGTGTAAGTCCAGCAATCAAAGTCCCCTTTGCTCACCTAATTAGCAGCCCAATTATAATTACACAGCTCATGCTAATATAGGGTTTCCCATTAGTCTATGggcctgtctgtctcctctctacccAGACACAGTCCTTCCTTCCCCAAGACAAATACTGatgactaccagcccagggatgacaccacccacaatatGCCtttccccttgatcactaattgagaaaatgcttatagctggatctcatggaggcatttcctcaagggaggctcctttctctgtgataactccagcttgtttcaagGTGATAAACAAAAGCCGTACAGGCCTGAAATTAAAACCTCAGCCCACCCAAACCAAGTGTTCCCCACTCTCAGCTTGATAACACCAGCTAGCTAGTGTGTCAGACTGAAAGGGCAGAGATGTGAGAAGGCAGGCTGGACTCGGTAGACCCAGTGTAGCAAAAGTAACACAGAGATCTTCGCTGGGAGAACAAATGGTTTATTGGACTCAACAGCGGGACATTGATCTGCACACCTGGGAATCCAGTAGGACCCCAGATATTTATGTGTGGACACTGATGTTGCAATACCTTGAAATTCAGCCTCTTCCTTGTGCTGTCAGCATGTTTCCAGGGCCAAGAGTAGcaaaccacaacaaaatggcATTCCAGGAAGTACAGATCTGAAAGCCCTAGAGAGAAGTGGGGAACCTTCCCAGCTATAAAGGATCTATGAAGTGGAAACAAGGTGTTCCACACCTTCTCCCCACCTCGAAGATTCAATAACTCATGATTCATCACTAGAGGCCTCCAGGAAGGAGTGATTACACAGGAGGATAAAGGACGGGGTGGGGGTTGGTGGAAGGACCATCACAGCAAGGTCTGCAGGAGGACTGAGCCCAGGCTGAACAGAAGCATCCCTGCCATGGTCCAGGTGCTGCCTCCAGTGGGAACAGCTGCATTGCAGAGGTCTTCCTTGCAACAGGAGATCTTCATGTTGACAGGAGCAGCCAGTTTCCTCTTATTTTCAGTATCAATAGGGCAGAATGAAAGGCATTGTtggctctttattttctttgtggtaGAGCCTGCAAGACATCAGGGAGTGACTCACTTCTGATGCAGGGACAACAGAGCATCCCAAAGTCTTGACCACATGACACCAGGCCTGGATGGCCCAGACTTGTCTTTAAGGCATgttgaagccagacatggtagctcaGACTTGATGCCAGAActtagaagactgaggcaggagagttttTATGAGTTTGATCCTGAACTGGGCTACATGGGGGCTTCTGGGCTATTCTGGGGCTAGAGACCCCACCTCAAgtaacaaaggaaatgaaaatcaagacCATGGGCTGTTAAGGAGGCTTGGTGAGTAAAGTGCTTGTGTGCACAAGCATGAGCCACAGTCCTGTTCACTAGAGCCCATCACAGGATGGGCAGCCATGGTGGACTACTAGTATCTCTGTGCTTAGGATAAAAAGAGGAAGATCTCTGAGGTAAGCTCACTGACTTCACCATCTCAACCTGCAAGCTTGCAGTTCActgtgagatcctatctcagtaAATAAATTAGATGTCACAGAAGATACTAATCAACTTCTGGGTTCCATACATTGGTACCTCCCCAGGGAATGTGTGACGTGGAAGCCCAAGGATGCAAGATTCATCCCCAGCAACCATGTAAAGAGATGGCCAAATGTGGGAGTGCGGGTTATGATCTCTGTGCTGCGTGCGGGGAATCAGGAAGTCCTAGAACTTGCTGCTACCTTCCTCCTCACCACCCTCAGCATCCTTGATGTATCCTATGTCCTAgtgaaagatcttgtctcaaaaagcataATGATTGAGAATGAAGattggctcagcagctaaagcacttgttgctcttacagaagcccaaggtttggttcccaaaccccacatggtggtttacaatcaTCTGTCATTCCAGTGCCAGAGGAAGCGGAAACTCATTTGCATAAAAGTAAACCATGCCTAAGGAATGGTACTTAAGGATGTC
The window above is part of the Arvicanthis niloticus isolate mArvNil1 chromosome 13, mArvNil1.pat.X, whole genome shotgun sequence genome. Proteins encoded here:
- the LOC117719257 gene encoding lymphocyte antigen 6A-2/6E-1-like — its product is MNNFHATKSCVLILLMALMCAQTAQGLECYHCVGVPLEASCSSIRTCFLPDSYCDIGYIKDAEGGEEEGSTTKKIKSQQCLSFCPIDTENKRKLAAPVNMKISCCKEDLCNAAVPTGGSTWTMAGMLLFSLGSVLLQTLL